A genomic window from Algoriphagus sp. Y33 includes:
- a CDS encoding rhomboid family intramembrane serine protease, whose translation MFRNITPVVQNLLIINIGLLIVSQFIFPQLNQWFALYYIHSPYFKPFQFLTYMFMHADFWHLFGNMFGLLIFGPLLEQFLGPKKLLILWMVCGIGSGVLYSGYTAYRMNNLEEKVAMFQSNPDPETFNKLVIENRGFFKRTVFDFVDDYSRNPDDLNIISQANQTLDAILEVQRNVPMVGASGALFGVLIAFAMLFPNTQLFLLFPPIPIKAKYMVLFYSLYTIYNVFVNNPLDNVAHFAHLSGLVIGGVLVYFWKKDRNSFY comes from the coding sequence ATGTTTAGAAATATAACTCCTGTAGTCCAAAACCTACTGATCATCAACATTGGGCTACTTATCGTGTCCCAATTTATCTTTCCGCAGTTGAATCAGTGGTTTGCGCTTTATTATATTCACAGCCCTTATTTCAAACCATTTCAGTTTCTGACGTACATGTTTATGCATGCTGATTTTTGGCATTTGTTTGGCAATATGTTTGGATTGCTGATTTTCGGGCCTTTGTTAGAGCAGTTTCTGGGACCAAAGAAACTACTGATCCTTTGGATGGTTTGTGGTATAGGATCTGGGGTCTTATATTCTGGCTATACCGCTTACCGGATGAACAATCTGGAGGAAAAAGTAGCTATGTTCCAGAGCAACCCTGATCCGGAAACCTTCAATAAACTGGTAATCGAAAATCGTGGTTTTTTCAAGCGGACTGTATTCGATTTTGTGGATGATTATAGCCGCAATCCTGATGACCTAAATATAATCAGCCAGGCTAACCAAACTCTTGATGCAATTTTGGAGGTACAGAGAAACGTACCTATGGTCGGAGCCTCAGGTGCTCTTTTCGGGGTTTTGATCGCATTTGCGATGCTTTTCCCCAATACTCAATTATTCTTGCTCTTCCCCCCTATCCCCATCAAGGCAAAATATATGGTGCTTTTTTATAGCCTTTATACCATATATAACGTATTTGTGAATAATCCACTGGACAATGTGGCACACTTCGCCCACCTGAGCGGATTGGTGATTGGCGGAGTTTTGGTTTACTTCTGGAAAAAAGACAGAAACAGCTTTTATTAA
- a CDS encoding rhomboid family intramembrane serine protease — protein sequence MYGNFWENLRNAFKHSDNSLYKLIAINLLVFFVVLIFRVFMTIGGLGDLYTTALSYLMMPAALPRLGTQPWSIFTYMFLHEGIFHILFNMLFLFWFGQLIHQFLGSRKLANLYILGGLAGALFYVLIYNLAPYFSQSINSSLMLGASAGVFAIVVGAATLSPNTTFFLLLLGPVKIKYIAIFYVILSFANSVGANAGGELAHLGGALLGYLYIIQLRKGNDWGVPVQKVGIFFEDLFSGRKSNVKVSYRKAKTTSGGGFSSFKKSSKSTSTPVNSGEATQEEIDKILDKIADRGYEALNKEEKRKLFEFSKK from the coding sequence ATGTACGGTAACTTTTGGGAAAATCTTCGGAATGCTTTTAAGCACAGTGACAATAGCCTTTACAAGCTGATTGCCATTAATCTTTTGGTGTTTTTCGTTGTGCTGATCTTTCGGGTGTTTATGACTATCGGTGGATTGGGTGATTTGTACACCACCGCGCTTTCATATCTGATGATGCCTGCTGCTTTACCGAGACTCGGTACACAGCCATGGAGTATTTTTACCTACATGTTTTTGCATGAGGGAATATTCCATATTCTCTTTAACATGCTTTTCCTCTTCTGGTTTGGACAGCTGATTCATCAGTTTCTGGGAAGTAGAAAGCTAGCCAATCTCTACATTCTTGGAGGTTTGGCTGGAGCACTTTTTTATGTACTGATATACAATTTGGCTCCTTATTTCAGTCAGTCTATCAATAGTTCCCTGATGCTTGGAGCGAGTGCAGGAGTATTTGCTATCGTGGTAGGAGCAGCTACCCTCAGTCCTAATACTACATTCTTCCTATTACTACTAGGGCCGGTAAAGATCAAATATATTGCGATCTTCTATGTGATTCTATCATTTGCCAATTCTGTAGGTGCTAATGCAGGCGGAGAACTGGCACACTTGGGAGGAGCATTGCTTGGTTATCTCTACATCATTCAGCTCCGTAAAGGAAATGATTGGGGAGTGCCTGTGCAGAAGGTTGGGATTTTTTTCGAGGATCTTTTCTCCGGGAGAAAAAGCAATGTAAAAGTCTCCTACCGTAAAGCAAAAACCACCAGTGGGGGTGGATTTTCCTCTTTCAAGAAGTCTTCTAAATCTACTTCTACACCCGTTAATTCCGGTGAGGCAACCCAAGAGGAAATAGATAAGATACTGGACAAAATCGCCGACAGAGGTTACGAAGCACTGAATAAGGAAGAGAAACGGAAGCTGTTTGAGTTTTCGAAAAAGTAG
- a CDS encoding 6-bladed beta-propeller has protein sequence MGKTTILYFLVFFTLLSCKQSSKKSIVNERVIKIDLDNSTQQKLSDIFKGISYTLLKSDDANPLVEPYQIHINDKFIYVQDYFNSNVHRFDRFGNIDFIFKANGQGPGEYQQVEVFQVREDTLLILDRSLRKIVSFDTVQSLLTEEKIPKNASSFIARSGRTLFFMNNIRDGSDYNFLVFEGKELIEEAIEIRLGFDKFQFGVRNGFSPGFEGGFVFPIPYTSQVVFFDEKLKFKQRLEFDLGLQGVNELDFIRLNSVDRDTYQNFIRENQLVEHISMFTALGDLYFMSLYQYNKGIHFILLDKEFNILSQVSGFENDIDEMRIRNIPWTYYNDQVIYSINSIDFYNDYANKFAGEKVEIEPDNIHDFFQKNKEELMNDQTVLVSLKLRNDLSSVSKVQR, from the coding sequence ATGGGCAAAACAACTATACTTTACTTTCTTGTTTTTTTTACTCTTTTGTCATGTAAGCAATCCTCCAAAAAAAGTATTGTAAATGAGAGAGTGATAAAAATTGATTTGGACAATTCCACCCAACAGAAGTTATCGGACATATTCAAAGGGATAAGTTATACTTTATTAAAAAGTGATGATGCTAATCCTTTGGTAGAGCCCTATCAAATTCATATAAATGACAAGTTTATTTACGTACAAGATTATTTTAACAGCAATGTACACAGGTTTGACAGATTTGGAAATATTGATTTTATATTTAAAGCCAACGGTCAAGGACCAGGAGAATACCAACAAGTGGAAGTTTTTCAGGTTAGGGAAGACACTCTTTTAATTTTAGATAGAAGTCTGAGGAAGATAGTGTCATTTGACACTGTCCAATCACTATTAACAGAGGAAAAAATTCCAAAAAATGCCTCTTCATTTATTGCGAGAAGTGGAAGAACCTTGTTTTTTATGAACAATATTAGGGACGGATCAGATTACAATTTTCTAGTATTTGAGGGAAAGGAACTTATTGAAGAAGCAATCGAAATCAGACTAGGGTTCGACAAATTTCAGTTTGGGGTCCGTAATGGTTTCAGTCCCGGTTTTGAGGGAGGATTTGTTTTTCCTATTCCTTATACAAGCCAAGTTGTTTTTTTCGACGAGAAGTTAAAATTCAAACAGCGTTTGGAATTTGATTTAGGGTTACAGGGTGTAAATGAATTGGATTTTATTAGATTAAATAGTGTTGATAGAGATACTTACCAAAATTTCATCAGGGAAAATCAGCTAGTGGAACACATTTCAATGTTTACTGCATTGGGAGATTTATATTTTATGTCTTTATACCAATATAATAAGGGCATACATTTTATCTTATTAGATAAAGAATTCAATATTTTGTCCCAAGTTTCTGGTTTTGAAAACGATATAGATGAAATGCGGATCAGAAATATCCCATGGACATACTACAATGATCAAGTGATTTATAGTATTAATTCTATTGATTTTTATAATGACTATGCTAATAAATTTGCTGGGGAAAAGGTAGAAATCGAGCCAGATAACATCCATGATTTTTTTCAAAAGAATAAGGAGGAATTGATGAATGACCAAACTGTATTGGTTTCATTGAAGCTTCGAAATGACCTTTCTTCTGTTTCTAAAGTACAAAGGTAA
- a CDS encoding ABC-F family ATP-binding cassette domain-containing protein → MNYLSVENLSKAFGERKLFSNISFGISQGQKIALVGINGAGKSTLMKIIMGLEIPDTGQVGTNQQVKVAYVHQNPVFEGTMSIYQTIFDQSNSEVLKVIEDYHKAMLEAERGIDNSDKMSVLFEKMDAFQAWDFEYQVKEVLGKLGLHDTDLPVGTLSGGQRKRVALAKAILEKPDLLLLDEPTNHLDLETIEWLEDYLAKANLALFMVTHDRYFLEKVTNEILELDQGKIHRYQGNYGYFLDKKEERMEIEDIELEKAKSLYKKELDWIRRQPKARSTKAKYRVDAFEDTKEKASQKREERDIQLTVTTQRLGNKIIEIDKLQKSFGDKPIVNDFSYTFKKKDRIGIVGPNGAGKTTFLNMITGQLAPDSGTVAIGQTTAFGYYKQEEGSFDEEKRLIDIVKEVAEVVTIAGGATITISQFLTQFGFPPKQQHTPIAKLSGGERRRLQLLMVLIKNPNFLILDEPTNDLDLMTLNTLEEFLDTFPGCLIIVSHDRYFMDRLVEHLFVFEGEGEISDFPGNYSEFRETEKSQESRTKSQEFRTKSQEEKTQATSSKNQDAEAKVSAPTKAKASFKQKQEFKEVNASIAKLEKEKSVITEKISAGIDDHEELIKQSNRMGEINAELEELELTWLELSELDGIE, encoded by the coding sequence ATGAATTACCTTTCGGTCGAAAATCTCAGTAAAGCGTTCGGTGAGCGCAAGCTTTTTTCCAATATCTCTTTTGGCATTTCCCAAGGCCAGAAAATCGCCCTTGTAGGCATCAACGGCGCAGGCAAGTCTACCCTGATGAAAATAATCATGGGCTTGGAGATTCCTGACACAGGTCAAGTTGGAACCAATCAACAGGTGAAAGTGGCCTATGTGCACCAAAACCCGGTCTTTGAGGGGACAATGAGTATTTACCAGACCATTTTCGATCAAAGCAATTCTGAAGTGCTCAAGGTGATCGAAGACTATCACAAAGCCATGCTGGAAGCAGAGCGGGGCATTGATAATTCTGATAAGATGTCGGTATTGTTTGAGAAAATGGACGCGTTCCAGGCTTGGGATTTTGAATATCAGGTGAAAGAAGTGCTCGGCAAACTGGGGCTTCATGATACAGATCTTCCTGTAGGGACACTTTCCGGCGGGCAGCGTAAGCGGGTTGCCTTGGCAAAAGCGATTCTGGAAAAACCTGATTTGTTGCTACTTGATGAGCCGACCAACCACCTTGATCTGGAAACCATTGAATGGCTGGAAGACTATTTGGCGAAAGCCAACCTTGCACTTTTTATGGTCACTCACGACCGCTATTTCCTGGAAAAAGTAACCAACGAAATCCTAGAACTCGATCAGGGAAAAATACATCGCTACCAAGGGAACTATGGTTACTTCCTTGACAAGAAAGAGGAGCGAATGGAGATCGAAGATATAGAACTCGAAAAAGCCAAAAGCCTATACAAAAAGGAACTGGATTGGATCCGTCGTCAGCCAAAAGCAAGAAGCACCAAGGCAAAATACCGCGTGGATGCTTTCGAAGATACCAAAGAAAAAGCCTCCCAAAAGCGTGAAGAACGTGATATTCAGTTGACTGTAACTACTCAGCGGCTTGGTAATAAGATTATAGAAATCGACAAGCTCCAAAAGTCTTTTGGAGACAAGCCCATCGTCAATGATTTCTCCTACACCTTTAAGAAGAAAGACAGGATCGGAATAGTAGGCCCAAATGGTGCCGGAAAGACTACTTTCCTCAATATGATCACGGGTCAGCTTGCCCCTGATTCCGGAACCGTTGCTATCGGGCAGACTACAGCTTTTGGTTACTACAAGCAGGAAGAAGGGAGTTTTGATGAGGAAAAGCGTCTGATTGACATTGTAAAGGAAGTCGCAGAAGTGGTGACGATCGCCGGTGGTGCTACGATTACCATATCCCAGTTTCTGACTCAATTTGGCTTTCCCCCAAAGCAACAGCATACGCCAATCGCCAAACTCAGTGGAGGAGAGCGTAGAAGACTTCAGCTATTGATGGTTCTGATCAAAAATCCAAACTTCCTAATTCTGGATGAGCCGACCAATGACCTGGATTTGATGACGCTGAACACGCTGGAAGAGTTTTTGGATACCTTCCCGGGCTGTTTGATCATCGTTTCCCACGATAGGTATTTCATGGATCGCTTGGTGGAACATTTGTTTGTCTTCGAAGGAGAAGGCGAGATCAGTGATTTTCCGGGAAATTATTCTGAGTTCCGCGAGACAGAAAAGAGCCAAGAATCTAGAACCAAGAGTCAGGAATTCAGAACCAAGAGTCAAGAAGAAAAGACACAAGCAACAAGTAGCAAGAATCAAGATGCTGAAGCCAAAGTTTCGGCTCCTACAAAGGCTAAAGCCAGTTTTAAGCAAAAGCAAGAATTCAAGGAGGTGAATGCTTCCATTGCCAAACTGGAAAAGGAAAAATCTGTTATTACCGAAAAAATCTCTGCGGGAATAGATGATCATGAGGAATTGATCAAGCAATCCAACCGCATGGGAGAAATCAATGCTGAGTTGGAAGAATTGGAATTGACTTGGTTGGAATTAAGTGAACTGGACGGGATAGAGTAA
- a CDS encoding outer membrane beta-barrel protein: MNKALLIFWTVFMPSFVTAAQTQEQGNARFHGYGTYGLRYHNFGVGAGIEYFFVDKFALMPSYTFVFPQVGKESNLSADLRYYVSEGPSQLYFMAGYSQTWVDTQPDGAGTRRNQKGANMGVGAYVRVTEFIGLSTEFRFQSPFPREVGFRVGLAIPL; the protein is encoded by the coding sequence ATGAACAAGGCTTTACTGATTTTTTGGACAGTTTTTATGCCCTCTTTTGTCACTGCAGCTCAAACCCAGGAACAGGGAAATGCACGGTTTCATGGCTATGGAACCTATGGTTTGAGGTACCATAACTTCGGAGTCGGTGCTGGAATAGAATATTTCTTTGTAGACAAATTCGCCCTGATGCCCAGTTATACGTTTGTCTTTCCGCAGGTGGGAAAGGAAAGTAACCTCAGTGCCGATTTGCGGTATTATGTTTCAGAAGGACCTTCCCAGCTTTATTTTATGGCAGGATATAGTCAGACTTGGGTAGATACCCAGCCGGATGGAGCAGGTACGAGAAGAAACCAAAAAGGAGCTAATATGGGTGTGGGAGCGTATGTACGCGTGACGGAGTTTATTGGCCTAAGTACTGAGTTTCGCTTCCAAAGCCCTTTTCCAAGAGAAGTCGGATTTAGAGTTGGGTTGGCAATTCCATTGTAA
- the rlmN gene encoding 23S rRNA (adenine(2503)-C(2))-methyltransferase RlmN, whose translation MEAIQKKDIRKLSLSQLEEFFLAHGEKKFRAKQVYEWLWNKSLKNFDEMSNISLSTREMLKAHFEINHIRVDLMQHSSDGTIKNAVKLYDNKIVESVLIPTTKRITACVSSQVGCSLDCNFCATARLKRMRNLNPDEIYDQVVAIKDEAETYFQRPLTNIVFMGMGEPLLNYANVLEAIDKITSPEGLGMAPRRITVSTVGVTKMIRKLADDEVRFNLAVSLHSAINETRSRLMPINDSNPVEELGESLKYWYEKTKRKVTYEYVIWDGINDDERHARALAKFCKIIPSKVNLIQYNPIDEGEFRQAKQEAVDMYVRVLESQGIIAKVRKSRGQDIDAACGQLANKNEVAELNTA comes from the coding sequence ATGGAAGCAATTCAGAAAAAAGACATCCGTAAGCTATCCCTTTCCCAGTTGGAAGAATTCTTTTTGGCTCATGGGGAAAAGAAATTCCGCGCCAAACAGGTATATGAATGGCTGTGGAATAAGTCTCTGAAGAACTTTGATGAGATGAGCAATATCTCGCTGAGTACACGGGAAATGCTCAAAGCGCATTTTGAGATCAACCATATCCGTGTGGATCTGATGCAGCATTCCTCTGATGGGACGATCAAGAATGCGGTAAAGCTCTATGATAACAAGATCGTAGAGTCAGTTCTGATACCCACGACAAAGCGGATTACTGCCTGTGTTTCCTCTCAGGTGGGTTGCAGCCTGGATTGTAATTTCTGCGCCACGGCACGATTGAAGCGCATGCGTAACCTGAACCCAGACGAGATCTACGATCAGGTGGTGGCGATCAAAGATGAAGCGGAAACCTATTTTCAGCGTCCACTGACCAATATTGTTTTTATGGGAATGGGAGAACCGCTCCTGAACTATGCCAATGTGCTGGAAGCAATAGATAAGATCACCTCACCCGAAGGGCTGGGAATGGCACCCCGAAGAATCACTGTTTCTACCGTAGGCGTGACTAAAATGATCCGTAAACTCGCAGATGATGAAGTTCGCTTCAACTTGGCGGTATCGCTTCACTCAGCCATCAATGAAACCCGTTCACGCTTGATGCCTATCAACGACAGTAATCCCGTGGAAGAACTGGGGGAATCTCTAAAATACTGGTACGAAAAGACCAAACGGAAAGTCACCTACGAATATGTGATTTGGGATGGGATCAATGACGACGAGAGACATGCCCGTGCGCTGGCAAAATTCTGCAAGATCATCCCTTCCAAAGTCAATCTGATCCAATATAATCCAATAGACGAGGGAGAATTCCGACAGGCTAAGCAAGAAGCCGTGGACATGTATGTACGGGTATTGGAGTCACAGGGAATCATAGCCAAAGTAAGAAAATCCCGTGGCCAGGATATCGATGCAGCCTGTGGACAATTGGCCAATAAAAACGAAGTGGCTGAACTGAATACCGCCTGA